GTCTTTTTTAAATAAATGACTTGACTTTTTTAAGGCATAAAAACAACTTAGCATTTATTACTAACTCTAAGGTGTTTTTATGCTTTCTACAATTTTAATTGTAATCTTAATTCTACTACTTATTGGCGCATTACCTCGCTGGTCGCACAGCAATAAATGGGGATATGGACCTAGCGGCCTGCTAGGAACGATACTCATTATTATATTGATTTTGATGTTAATTGGCAGAATATAAGATCTCTACAGCACCCAGGAGTATATTATGCTTAGTACAATTCTTATTGTTATATTAATTCTATTCCTTATTGGCGCATTGCCTGCATGGCCTTATAGTGCAGGATGGGGATATGGTCCTAGCGGTTTGTTAGGAACTATATTAATTATCCTCTTAGTTTTA
This Parachlamydiales bacterium DNA region includes the following protein-coding sequences:
- a CDS encoding DUF3309 family protein, translated to MLSTILIVILILFLIGALPAWPYSAGWGYGPSGLLGTILIILLVLALLGRL
- a CDS encoding DUF3309 family protein; translated protein: MLSTILIVILILLLIGALPRWSHSNKWGYGPSGLLGTILIIILILMLIGRI